Proteins encoded by one window of Halobaculum sp. MBLA0147:
- a CDS encoding winged helix-turn-helix transcriptional regulator, which produces MSSVDQLPTWCTDEEWCPMESAAAVLGRKWHPAIVYHLLDEEPLRFSQLEDRVHTVSGKVLSESLEDLEEKQLVERHVIDDRPVKVEYELTDYGESLRPVIEQMVSWGEQYLRDADSPEESVV; this is translated from the coding sequence GTGAGTAGTGTGGATCAACTTCCTACCTGGTGTACAGACGAGGAGTGGTGTCCGATGGAGTCTGCGGCCGCAGTGCTAGGCCGGAAGTGGCACCCGGCGATCGTCTATCACCTCTTGGACGAGGAACCGCTTCGATTCTCACAACTGGAGGATCGGGTGCACACCGTCTCGGGCAAAGTACTGTCCGAGAGCCTCGAAGACTTAGAGGAGAAGCAACTCGTCGAACGACACGTCATTGACGACCGGCCGGTGAAAGTGGAGTACGAGTTGACCGACTACGGGGAAAGTCTCCGCCCGGTGATCGAGCAGATGGTGTCGTGGGGCGAGCAGTACCTCCGTGACGCTGACTCCCCAGAGGAGTCGGTCGTTTGA
- a CDS encoding ferredoxin--NADP reductase: MYEITPRVKGFRLRVPGREFEFEPGQHTTVRFESGGETVVRPYTPTNLPGTDELTLTIRRYEDGLASSYMHTKRPGDVVTLGPIEGNLTLADQDRDIALLASGTGITPLLSILRQYLQEGTGHAHVVFGESREETIIHRETLNELAANHGSLDVTVTLSAPNWEWTGRKGYVQEHLSDLFSEFAERDFYVCGVPPMVVETKETLRDLGAPEERIHSEGWEDDVVEDI, translated from the coding sequence GTGTACGAGATCACTCCTAGAGTGAAAGGATTCCGTCTCCGTGTCCCGGGACGTGAGTTCGAATTCGAACCAGGGCAACATACGACTGTGCGGTTCGAATCCGGTGGCGAGACCGTCGTTCGACCGTACACGCCGACGAACCTTCCGGGAACAGACGAACTGACGTTGACGATCCGGCGGTACGAGGATGGATTGGCTTCGTCGTACATGCACACGAAGCGGCCTGGTGACGTGGTGACGCTCGGTCCGATTGAAGGCAACCTGACGCTGGCCGATCAGGATCGAGATATCGCTCTCCTCGCCAGCGGCACCGGGATCACTCCCCTTCTCTCCATCCTTCGACAGTATCTCCAAGAGGGAACAGGGCACGCACACGTAGTGTTCGGTGAGAGTCGTGAGGAGACAATCATCCACCGAGAGACGCTGAACGAGTTGGCTGCGAACCACGGATCGCTTGACGTGACGGTGACACTCTCTGCCCCGAACTGGGAGTGGACAGGACGAAAGGGCTACGTTCAAGAACACCTCTCGGACCTGTTCTCCGAATTCGCCGAGCGTGACTTCTACGTCTGTGGTGTGCCGCCGATGGTAGTCGAGACGAAAGAGACGCTTCGAGACCTCGGGGCGCCCGAAGAACGCATCCATAGCGAAGGCTGGGAAGACGACGTAGTCGAAGATATCTGA
- a CDS encoding acyl-CoA thioesterase has product MTVPVTNTYVESTERIQPNQANNYENTHGGEVVRLMDELAAIAAMTVAGETCVTAHIGSVDFQNPIPVGSVAELSAYVYETGSSSLEVRVDVESRDPREEETVQTTAACFTMVAVDEAGDPVEVPSVVPETDRGERLVESAPC; this is encoded by the coding sequence ATGACAGTCCCAGTGACCAACACCTACGTCGAATCGACCGAGCGAATCCAGCCGAATCAGGCGAACAACTACGAGAATACACACGGAGGAGAAGTCGTCCGATTGATGGACGAACTGGCTGCAATCGCGGCGATGACAGTCGCAGGAGAGACATGTGTGACGGCACACATCGGTAGCGTGGACTTCCAGAATCCGATCCCGGTCGGAAGCGTCGCAGAATTGTCCGCATACGTCTACGAGACGGGGAGCAGTAGTCTGGAGGTCCGTGTCGATGTCGAGAGTCGTGACCCTCGTGAAGAGGAGACTGTACAGACGACCGCAGCCTGCTTCACGATGGTCGCTGTGGACGAGGCGGGTGATCCAGTCGAGGTCCCATCGGTCGTCCCAGAGACAGACCGTGGTGAGCGACTCGTAGAGAGTGCTCCCTGTTGA
- a CDS encoding winged helix-turn-helix transcriptional regulator, with translation MSSKDCLPVWCRGEEWCPVTSTALLIGKKWHPVVVQRLLADGPMGFSELQDAVDGVSSKVLSDVLEDLEEKQLVSREIVSEKPFRVSYSLTDRGAELEPVIEAMDEWGRTHLRPASNEEQSIV, from the coding sequence ATGTCCAGTAAAGACTGCCTTCCAGTGTGGTGTCGAGGTGAGGAGTGGTGTCCGGTCACCTCGACTGCGTTGTTGATCGGAAAAAAGTGGCATCCGGTTGTTGTCCAGCGACTCTTGGCGGATGGACCGATGGGGTTCAGTGAACTCCAAGACGCGGTAGATGGTGTTTCCAGCAAAGTGCTCTCCGACGTGCTAGAAGACTTAGAAGAGAAGCAACTCGTTTCACGAGAGATCGTCAGCGAAAAACCGTTCCGAGTCAGTTACTCACTCACCGACCGGGGGGCGGAACTGGAGCCAGTGATCGAGGCGATGGACGAGTGGGGACGAACGCACCTCCGGCCTGCTTCTAACGAGGAGCAGTCTATCGTCTGA
- a CDS encoding cysteine hydrolase family protein — translation MADVDIDASSTALLITDPQVDFLKPDSVVWDKVGETVEENAVVEKLVSLREAAREGNVPVIYSPHEYTDDEFDSWQKLNTIDQIMFDTRMFDADGTGSDFVPELKPDDNTFVLSPHKQLSGFWSNDVGTQLRQRGIDTLVLAGMSANLCVESHLRDAVENGFEVITVTDATAAAGEEALEAAHTNFGFIAHETVTTEDVTERLATADSETAATSADD, via the coding sequence ATGGCAGACGTAGACATCGACGCGAGCAGCACCGCACTCCTGATCACGGACCCGCAGGTGGATTTCCTGAAACCCGACAGCGTCGTGTGGGACAAAGTCGGTGAGACAGTTGAGGAGAACGCAGTCGTCGAGAAATTGGTCTCACTCCGTGAGGCAGCCCGCGAGGGTAATGTGCCGGTGATCTACTCACCACATGAGTACACCGACGATGAGTTCGACAGCTGGCAGAAACTGAACACGATCGATCAGATCATGTTCGACACGCGGATGTTCGACGCGGACGGGACTGGCAGTGACTTCGTGCCAGAACTCAAACCGGACGACAACACGTTCGTCCTCTCCCCGCACAAGCAACTCTCGGGGTTCTGGAGTAACGACGTCGGAACGCAGCTCCGCCAGCGTGGGATCGACACCCTCGTTCTCGCAGGGATGAGCGCGAACCTCTGTGTCGAGTCCCACCTCCGAGACGCCGTCGAGAACGGTTTCGAGGTGATCACCGTGACAGACGCGACGGCAGCAGCGGGGGAAGAAGCTCTAGAGGCCGCCCACACTAATTTCGGATTCATTGCTCACGAAACAGTCACGACAGAAGACGTGACCGAGAGGCTGGCAACTGCCGACAGTGAGACGGCGGCCACTTCGGCCGACGACTGA